A portion of the Rhodopseudomonas sp. BAL398 genome contains these proteins:
- a CDS encoding ABC transporter substrate-binding protein, which produces MMIRAPFLAAAAACLIGLCTIPASAQTLRYANQGNLTSLDPYTLKETTTIAHHAHLYEGLVTRDKDLKTVPALAESWETLDPTHWRFHLRKNVKFHNGDPFTADDVIFSAERVRSKGSNFLSNVPAGAKFVKVDDHTVDVMLDKPNPILISQWDSWYIMDKKWCEEHDAVAPTPAAATSPSYASLHENGTGPFIVESHQPGVKTVYKAFPGWWRKPEHNLKEIIFTPISSDSTRVAALLSGEVDVVEPVPIQDIQRVNASGSATVMTGPELRTIFLGMDQSRDELLYSNVKGKNPFKDIRVREAFYKAIDVDLIKNRVMRGLSTPSALMIAPQLFALSKDFTRPKADPTAAKKLLTEAGYPDGFELTMDCPNDRYVNDAAICQAVVGMLARIGVKVDLLAQPKALYFGKVLKPGGYKTSFYLLGWTPSSLDSHNVLHDIMGCRDDANDPTRGEANLGGYCNKELDALTDKILVESDTAKRDQMIKQAFEIGIKDYSYIPLHQQALAWGVSKKVKLTQRPDNQVLLYWATKQE; this is translated from the coding sequence ATGATGATCCGCGCGCCTTTCCTTGCTGCCGCCGCCGCCTGCCTCATCGGCCTCTGCACCATCCCGGCTTCGGCGCAGACCCTGCGCTATGCCAACCAGGGCAACCTGACCTCGCTCGATCCCTATACGCTGAAGGAAACCACCACGATCGCGCATCACGCCCACCTCTATGAGGGGCTGGTCACCCGCGACAAGGATCTGAAGACGGTGCCGGCGCTGGCGGAAAGCTGGGAGACGCTCGATCCCACGCATTGGCGCTTCCATCTGCGCAAGAACGTCAAGTTCCACAATGGTGATCCCTTCACCGCCGACGACGTGATCTTTTCCGCCGAGCGGGTCCGCAGCAAGGGTTCGAATTTCCTGTCCAATGTTCCGGCCGGCGCGAAATTCGTCAAGGTCGACGACCACACCGTCGATGTGATGCTCGACAAGCCCAATCCCATTCTGATCTCGCAATGGGATAGCTGGTACATCATGGACAAGAAGTGGTGCGAGGAACACGACGCCGTGGCGCCCACGCCGGCGGCGGCGACCTCGCCGAGCTACGCCTCGCTGCACGAGAACGGCACCGGACCATTCATCGTCGAAAGCCATCAGCCCGGCGTCAAGACGGTCTACAAGGCGTTTCCCGGCTGGTGGCGCAAGCCCGAGCACAATCTGAAAGAGATCATCTTCACCCCGATCAGTTCCGACTCGACGCGCGTCGCGGCGCTGCTGTCGGGTGAGGTCGACGTCGTCGAGCCGGTGCCGATCCAGGATATCCAGCGCGTCAACGCCAGCGGCTCGGCCACGGTGATGACCGGACCGGAATTGCGCACCATCTTCCTCGGCATGGATCAGAGCCGCGACGAATTGCTGTATTCCAACGTCAAGGGCAAGAACCCGTTCAAGGACATCCGCGTCCGCGAGGCCTTCTACAAGGCAATCGACGTCGACTTGATCAAGAACCGCGTGATGCGCGGGCTGTCGACGCCGTCGGCGCTGATGATCGCCCCGCAACTATTCGCGCTGTCGAAGGACTTCACCCGCCCCAAGGCCGACCCGACTGCCGCCAAGAAGCTGCTCACCGAGGCCGGCTATCCGGACGGATTTGAACTGACGATGGATTGCCCGAACGACCGCTACGTCAACGACGCGGCGATCTGCCAGGCGGTGGTCGGCATGCTGGCGCGGATCGGCGTCAAGGTCGATCTGTTGGCGCAGCCCAAGGCGCTGTATTTCGGCAAGGTGCTCAAGCCCGGCGGCTACAAGACCTCGTTCTATCTGCTGGGCTGGACCCCGTCGTCGCTGGACTCCCACAACGTGCTGCACGACATCATGGGCTGCCGCGACGACGCCAATGATCCGACCCGCGGCGAGGCCAATCTGGGCGGCTACTGCAACAAGGAACTCGACGCGCTGACCGACAAGATCCTGGTCGAGTCCGACACCGCCAAGCGCGATCAGATGATCAAGCAGGCCTTCGAGATCGGCATCAAGGACTACAGCTATATCCCGTTGCACCAGCAGGCGCTGGCCTGGGGCGTGTCCAAGAAGGTGAAGCTGACCCAGCGTCCCGACAATCAGGTGCTGCTGTATTGGGCCACCAAGCAGGAATGA
- a CDS encoding ABC transporter permease: MLAFILRRALQAVGVMIAVGIISFAMFRFAGDPVNQIVSLDTSAAERAEIRKSLGLDDPVVVQFARYFTNAAQFKFGVSYQFRQPVAQLLKERMPATLELATVATVLAMAFGIMIGVYTALRRDSWLASVLQAISLIGISLPTFLIGILLIYLFAVVLGWLPSFGRGEVVRIGWWSTGLLTVSGLKALIMPAITLGLFQMTLIMRLVRAEMLEVLRTDYIRFARARGLTTRAIHFGHALKNTLVPVITVAGLQFGSVIAFAIITETVFQWPGMGLLFVQAVQNVDIPIMAAYLLVVSLIFVTINLLVDILYTLVDPRLRSSMGRAA, encoded by the coding sequence ATGCTGGCTTTCATTCTGCGCCGGGCGCTGCAGGCCGTAGGCGTGATGATCGCGGTCGGCATCATCTCCTTTGCGATGTTCCGCTTCGCCGGCGATCCGGTCAACCAGATCGTCTCGCTGGATACCTCGGCGGCCGAGCGCGCCGAGATCCGCAAATCGCTCGGCCTCGACGATCCGGTGGTGGTGCAGTTCGCGCGCTATTTCACCAATGCGGCACAGTTCAAATTCGGCGTCTCCTATCAATTCCGCCAGCCGGTGGCGCAATTGCTCAAAGAGCGGATGCCGGCGACGCTGGAATTGGCAACTGTCGCCACCGTGCTGGCGATGGCGTTCGGAATCATGATCGGGGTCTATACGGCACTGCGCCGCGATTCCTGGCTGGCAAGCGTGTTGCAGGCGATCTCGCTGATCGGGATTTCGCTGCCGACCTTCCTGATCGGGATCTTGCTGATCTATCTGTTCGCGGTGGTGCTGGGCTGGCTGCCCTCCTTCGGTCGCGGCGAGGTGGTGCGGATCGGCTGGTGGAGCACCGGGCTGCTCACCGTTTCCGGGCTGAAGGCGCTGATCATGCCGGCGATCACGCTGGGCCTGTTCCAGATGACGTTGATCATGCGGCTGGTGCGCGCCGAAATGCTCGAAGTGCTGCGCACCGACTATATCCGCTTCGCCCGCGCCCGCGGCCTCACCACCCGCGCCATCCATTTCGGCCACGCGCTGAAAAACACGCTTGTTCCAGTGATCACCGTCGCCGGCCTGCAATTTGGCTCGGTGATTGCATTCGCCATCATCACCGAGACGGTGTTTCAATGGCCGGGAATGGGATTGCTATTCGTGCAGGCGGTGCAGAATGTCGACATCCCGATCATGGCGGCCTACCTTCTGGTGGTGTCGCTGATCTTCGTCACCATCAACCTGCTGGTGGATATTCTCTACACCCTGGTCGATCCGCGGCTGCGCAGCAGCATGGGACGAGCCGCATGA
- a CDS encoding ABC transporter permease — protein sequence MTETLVPESAEQALLEPTPRGGLIARIGDSDVLHAFLRSKLAMAAALVTLIFFLAAIFAPLLAVQDPFDPAQLELLNSRIAPLWSAAGQSPFLLGTDEQGRDVLSAILYGLRVSLLVGILGVGLAASIGIVLGLIAGYVGGWIDSLIMRIADVQLTFPAILIALLIDGVVKSALGNKLDERTMLAVLVFAIGLSFWVQYARTVRSSVMVEKTKDYVAAAQLIGLPATKIMWRHVLPNAMGPVLVIATINLALAIITEATLSFLGSGMPDTMPSLGTLIRIGNNYLFSGEWWVVAFPGFALAALILSINLLGDWLRDALNPRLL from the coding sequence ATGACCGAAACCTTGGTGCCGGAATCCGCCGAACAGGCGCTGCTGGAGCCCACGCCGCGCGGCGGCCTGATCGCCCGGATCGGCGACAGCGACGTGCTGCACGCCTTCCTGCGCTCGAAGCTGGCGATGGCTGCAGCCCTCGTCACCCTCATCTTCTTCCTCGCCGCGATCTTCGCGCCGCTGCTGGCAGTGCAGGATCCGTTCGATCCGGCGCAGCTCGAACTGCTGAATTCGCGGATCGCGCCGCTGTGGAGCGCCGCCGGCCAGAGCCCGTTCCTGCTCGGCACCGACGAACAGGGCCGCGACGTGCTGTCGGCGATCCTCTACGGGCTGCGGGTCTCGCTGCTGGTCGGCATTCTCGGCGTCGGCCTCGCCGCCTCGATCGGCATCGTGCTCGGGCTGATCGCCGGCTATGTCGGCGGCTGGATCGACAGCCTGATCATGCGTATCGCCGATGTGCAGCTGACCTTCCCGGCGATCCTGATTGCACTGTTGATCGACGGCGTGGTGAAGTCGGCGCTCGGCAACAAGCTCGACGAGCGCACCATGCTGGCGGTGCTGGTATTCGCGATCGGGCTGAGCTTCTGGGTGCAATATGCCCGCACCGTGCGCAGCTCGGTGATGGTCGAGAAGACCAAGGACTATGTCGCCGCAGCCCAACTGATCGGGCTGCCGGCCACCAAGATCATGTGGCGCCACGTGCTGCCCAACGCGATGGGTCCGGTGCTGGTGATCGCCACCATCAACCTCGCGCTCGCCATCATCACCGAGGCGACGCTGTCCTTTCTCGGCTCCGGCATGCCCGACACCATGCCGTCGCTCGGCACCTTGATCCGGATCGGCAACAATTATCTGTTCTCCGGCGAATGGTGGGTGGTGGCGTTTCCGGGCTTCGCGCTGGCGGCGCTGATCCTGTCGATCAATCTGCTCGGCGACTGGCTGCGCGATGCGCTCAATCCGAGGCTGCTATGA
- a CDS encoding ABC transporter ATP-binding protein: MTEPVLSVRNLRVEFPTRRGVLRAIDGVSFDIARGEVLGVVGESGAGKSVTGLAVIGLIDSPGRISGGEIWLSGLRIDNLPPEELRKIRGKRIGMIFQDPLTSLNPLYRIGDQLVETIRTHLDLSPAAARQRAIDLLAEVGIPGPEKRIDAYPHEFSGGMRQRVVIALAICAEPELIIADEPTTALDVSVQAQIITLIKRLGRDHGTAVMLVTHDMGVIAETSDRVAVMYSGRVAEIGPVRDVVQQPLHPYAKGLMGAIPTLAGEATRLVQIPGSMPRLSAIPPGCAFHPRCDFAFERCRVDRPEPLPQGSQQVACHLYDGASKEHAA, from the coding sequence ATGACCGAACCCGTGCTCTCGGTGCGCAATCTGCGGGTCGAATTCCCCACCCGCCGCGGCGTGCTGCGCGCCATCGACGGCGTGTCGTTCGACATCGCCCGCGGCGAGGTGCTGGGCGTGGTCGGCGAATCCGGCGCCGGCAAATCCGTCACTGGCCTTGCGGTGATCGGGCTCATCGATTCGCCCGGCCGCATCAGCGGCGGCGAGATCTGGCTGTCGGGGCTGCGGATCGACAATCTGCCGCCGGAAGAATTGCGCAAGATCCGCGGCAAGCGCATCGGCATGATCTTCCAGGACCCGCTGACCAGCCTCAACCCGCTGTACCGGATCGGCGATCAATTGGTCGAGACCATCCGCACCCATCTCGACCTGTCGCCGGCGGCGGCGCGCCAGCGCGCCATTGATCTGCTGGCCGAGGTCGGGATTCCCGGCCCGGAGAAACGCATCGACGCCTATCCGCACGAATTCTCCGGCGGAATGCGGCAGCGCGTGGTGATCGCGCTGGCGATCTGCGCCGAACCGGAGCTGATCATCGCCGACGAGCCGACCACCGCGCTCGACGTCTCGGTGCAGGCGCAGATCATCACGCTGATCAAGCGGCTCGGCCGCGACCACGGCACCGCGGTGATGCTGGTGACCCACGATATGGGCGTGATCGCCGAAACCTCCGACCGCGTCGCGGTGATGTATTCCGGCCGCGTCGCCGAGATCGGCCCGGTGCGCGACGTGGTGCAGCAGCCGCTGCACCCTTACGCCAAGGGCCTGATGGGCGCGATCCCGACCTTGGCCGGCGAGGCGACTCGGCTGGTGCAGATTCCGGGCTCGATGCCGCGGCTGTCGGCGATCCCGCCGGGCTGCGCCTTCCATCCGCGCTGCGACTTCGCCTTCGAGCGCTGCCGCGTCGATCGTCCGGAGCCACTCCCGCAAGGCAGCCAGCAGGTCGCCTGCCATCTGTATGACGGCGCATCGAAGGAGCACGCCGCGTGA
- a CDS encoding ABC transporter ATP-binding protein — MFDVSKPWLNRVIEGGDKEFLKAVNGISFTIARGETFALVGESGSGKTTVARMVVGLLPPSSGAVTIDGVSMSDPAQAQARRQLRRRIQMIFQDPYASLNPRMRVDAIVAEPIRAFDLIQGNAAIRARVGELLSLVGLHPDDGRKFPHQFSGGQRQRIAIARALASEAEFIVCDEPTSALDVSVQAQILNLMRDLQDKLGLTYLFISHNLAVVRHMASRVGVMYLGRIVEIADGRDLFANPRMPYTRMLLGAVPDLAMSGRARIPVQGEIPNPIDPPSGCAFHPRCPEAFDRCRVERPELIGGVACHAVNGAAADAGEPMMQDTPSRQ, encoded by the coding sequence GTGTTCGACGTTTCCAAGCCATGGCTGAACCGCGTCATCGAAGGCGGCGACAAGGAGTTTCTCAAGGCCGTCAACGGCATCTCCTTCACCATCGCGCGCGGCGAGACCTTCGCGCTGGTCGGCGAATCCGGCTCCGGCAAGACCACGGTGGCGCGGATGGTGGTCGGGCTGCTGCCGCCCTCCTCCGGCGCCGTCACCATCGACGGCGTCTCGATGAGCGATCCGGCGCAGGCGCAGGCGCGCCGACAATTGCGCCGGCGGATCCAGATGATCTTCCAGGATCCCTATGCCAGCCTCAATCCACGAATGCGGGTCGACGCCATCGTGGCCGAGCCGATCCGCGCCTTCGATCTGATCCAGGGCAATGCGGCGATCCGCGCCCGGGTCGGCGAATTGCTCAGTCTGGTCGGTTTGCACCCCGATGATGGCCGAAAATTTCCGCATCAATTCTCCGGCGGCCAACGGCAACGCATCGCCATCGCCCGTGCGCTGGCCTCGGAGGCGGAGTTCATCGTCTGCGACGAGCCGACCTCGGCGCTCGACGTGTCGGTGCAGGCCCAGATCCTCAATCTGATGCGCGACCTGCAGGACAAATTGGGCCTGACCTATCTGTTCATCAGCCACAATCTGGCGGTGGTGCGCCACATGGCGAGCCGGGTCGGCGTGATGTATCTCGGCCGCATCGTCGAAATCGCCGACGGCCGCGATCTGTTCGCCAATCCGCGGATGCCCTATACGCGAATGCTGCTCGGCGCGGTGCCGGATCTGGCGATGAGCGGCCGGGCGCGGATTCCGGTGCAGGGCGAAATCCCCAACCCGATCGATCCGCCGAGCGGCTGCGCCTTCCATCCGCGCTGCCCCGAAGCCTTCGACCGCTGCCGCGTCGAGCGCCCCGAACTGATCGGCGGCGTGGCCTGCCACGCGGTGAATGGCGCGGCGGCGGATGCAGGCGAGCCCATGATGCAGGACACGCCGTCGCGGCAGTAG
- a CDS encoding MexW/MexI family multidrug efflux RND transporter permease subunit, with protein sequence MAITDIFIKRPVLALVVSLLILLIGFKAATSLPIRQYPKLSNTVVTITTTYPGASPNLMQGFITTPIEQAVAAAEGVDYMTSASTQGQSLISVFIKLNVDPNQALTEVLSKVNSVKYLIPKEANDPVILKSTGQTTAVMYIGFSSTELSGSAISDYLTRVVQPVLSTVDGVASADILGGQTFAMRIWLDPARMAGRGVSPDDVAAAIRANNFQAAAGQTKGYFIVSNVTANTDLQNVEQFKRMTIKAKDGGFVRMEDVATVELGAQSTDSSVAFSGERAIFIGVQATPQGNPLNIVSGVRALFPDIERNLPPSMKMKVAYDSTKFIRSSIDEVEKTLIEAVGIVIVVIFLFLASFRSVIIPVVTIPLSLIGVCSLMLVMGFSINLLTLLAMVLAIGLVVDDAIVVVENIHRHLEEGKSPVQASLQGAREIVTPVISMTITLAAVYAPIGFLGGLTGSLFREFAFTLAGSVIVSGVIALTLSPMMCSVLLKPHDQGWFGKKVDGVFGALTRWYGRRLDRSLDYRPVTALFAVVILGLVGFLYTHTSKELAPEEDQGIVFAVLKGPKYANIDYTQFYSSKMDKVFASFPETDLRFAIDGTNGPSNGIAGMLLKPWDERERSSIQLKPLVQAKLSKIEGVSAFAFNLPPLPGGPGGLPVQMVINSTSSFRAVYEQMIKLKDAARKSGLFIVSDSDLDFNQPVVRVKIDRSKANDLGITMAQIGGTLSNLLGGNYTNRFNLEGRSYQVIPQVPRDLRLSPEALGKYYVPSATGQQVPLSTLVSIETATDPNALTHFNQLNSATFQAVPMPGVTVGQAVDFLEAQAKNLPSGFGHDYLADARQYVQEGNQLAITMGFALIIIFLVLAAQFESLRDPLVILISVPMAISGALIPLFFGVATINIYTQVGLLTLIGLISKHGILMVEFAKELQLNEGLDKRSAIEMSARVRLRPILMTTAAMVTGLLPLLTASGAGAASRFSIGLVVVSGMSIGTLFTLFVLPAVYVAIATDHRAQADSERAREIGDFDLEEHASPSLKPT encoded by the coding sequence ATGGCCATCACCGATATCTTCATCAAGCGGCCGGTGCTGGCGCTGGTGGTCAGCCTGCTGATCCTGCTGATCGGCTTCAAGGCCGCGACCTCTTTGCCGATCCGGCAATATCCGAAGCTCTCGAACACCGTGGTCACCATCACCACGACCTATCCGGGCGCGTCGCCGAACCTGATGCAGGGCTTCATCACCACGCCGATCGAACAGGCGGTCGCCGCCGCCGAAGGCGTCGACTACATGACCTCGGCCTCGACCCAGGGGCAGAGCCTGATCTCGGTGTTCATCAAGCTCAATGTCGACCCCAACCAGGCGCTGACCGAGGTGCTGTCGAAGGTCAATTCGGTCAAATATCTGATCCCGAAAGAAGCCAACGATCCGGTCATCCTGAAGTCGACCGGGCAGACCACCGCGGTGATGTATATCGGCTTCTCCAGCACCGAACTGTCCGGCTCGGCGATCTCCGACTATCTGACGCGCGTGGTGCAGCCGGTGCTGTCCACCGTGGACGGCGTCGCTTCGGCCGACATTCTCGGCGGGCAGACCTTCGCGATGCGGATCTGGCTCGATCCGGCGCGGATGGCCGGTCGCGGGGTGTCGCCCGACGATGTCGCCGCCGCGATCCGGGCCAACAATTTCCAGGCCGCCGCCGGACAGACCAAGGGCTATTTCATCGTCTCCAACGTGACGGCGAACACCGACCTGCAGAACGTCGAACAGTTCAAGCGCATGACCATCAAGGCCAAGGACGGCGGCTTCGTGCGGATGGAGGACGTCGCCACCGTCGAACTGGGGGCGCAGAGCACCGATTCCAGCGTCGCGTTCAGCGGCGAGCGCGCGATCTTCATCGGCGTGCAAGCGACGCCGCAGGGCAATCCGCTCAACATCGTGAGCGGCGTGCGCGCGCTGTTTCCCGACATCGAGCGCAATCTGCCGCCGTCGATGAAAATGAAAGTCGCCTACGATTCCACCAAATTCATCCGCTCGTCGATCGACGAGGTGGAAAAGACGCTGATCGAAGCGGTCGGCATCGTGATCGTGGTGATCTTTCTGTTCCTGGCCTCGTTCCGCTCGGTCATCATCCCGGTGGTGACGATTCCGCTGTCGCTGATCGGCGTCTGCAGCCTGATGCTGGTGATGGGATTCAGTATCAATCTGCTGACGCTGCTGGCGATGGTGCTGGCGATCGGTCTGGTGGTCGACGACGCCATCGTGGTGGTGGAGAACATCCATCGACATCTGGAGGAGGGCAAGAGTCCGGTCCAGGCGTCGCTGCAGGGCGCGCGCGAGATCGTGACGCCGGTGATCTCGATGACGATCACGCTGGCGGCGGTGTACGCGCCGATCGGATTCCTCGGCGGCCTCACCGGGTCGTTGTTCCGCGAATTCGCCTTCACGCTGGCTGGCTCGGTGATCGTCTCCGGGGTGATCGCGCTGACGCTGTCGCCGATGATGTGTTCGGTGCTTTTGAAACCGCACGACCAGGGCTGGTTCGGCAAGAAGGTCGACGGCGTGTTCGGCGCCCTGACCCGCTGGTATGGCCGCCGACTCGACCGCTCGCTCGACTATCGCCCGGTCACCGCGTTGTTCGCGGTGGTGATCCTCGGCCTGGTCGGATTCCTGTATACGCACACGTCGAAGGAACTGGCGCCCGAAGAGGATCAGGGCATCGTGTTCGCGGTGCTGAAGGGGCCGAAATACGCCAATATCGACTATACCCAGTTCTACAGCTCGAAGATGGACAAGGTCTTCGCCAGCTTCCCGGAAACCGACCTGCGCTTCGCGATCGACGGCACCAACGGCCCCAGCAACGGCATCGCCGGCATGCTGCTCAAGCCGTGGGACGAGCGCGAGCGCTCGTCGATCCAATTGAAGCCGCTGGTGCAGGCCAAGCTCAGCAAGATCGAGGGCGTCAGCGCCTTCGCCTTCAACCTGCCGCCGCTGCCCGGCGGTCCCGGCGGTTTGCCGGTGCAGATGGTGATCAACTCGACCAGCAGCTTCCGCGCCGTCTATGAACAGATGATCAAGTTGAAGGACGCGGCGCGCAAGAGCGGGCTGTTCATCGTCTCCGACAGCGATCTCGACTTCAACCAGCCGGTGGTGCGGGTCAAGATCGATCGCTCCAAGGCCAATGATCTCGGCATCACCATGGCGCAGATCGGCGGCACGCTGTCGAATCTTCTCGGCGGCAACTACACCAACCGCTTCAACCTCGAGGGCCGCTCCTATCAGGTGATCCCGCAGGTGCCGCGTGACCTGCGGCTGTCGCCGGAGGCGCTGGGCAAATACTATGTGCCGAGCGCGACCGGCCAGCAGGTGCCGCTGTCGACGCTGGTGTCGATCGAGACCGCGACCGATCCCAACGCGCTGACCCACTTCAACCAGCTGAATTCGGCGACCTTCCAGGCGGTGCCGATGCCCGGCGTCACGGTCGGCCAGGCGGTCGACTTCCTGGAGGCGCAGGCCAAGAACCTGCCGTCCGGCTTCGGTCATGATTATCTGGCCGACGCCCGGCAGTACGTCCAGGAAGGCAACCAGCTCGCCATCACTATGGGCTTCGCGTTGATCATCATCTTCCTGGTGCTCGCGGCTCAGTTCGAAAGCCTTCGCGATCCGTTGGTGATCCTGATCAGCGTGCCGATGGCGATCTCGGGCGCGTTGATCCCGCTGTTCTTCGGCGTCGCCACCATCAACATCTACACCCAGGTCGGGCTGTTGACGCTGATCGGCCTGATCAGCAAGCACGGCATCCTGATGGTGGAGTTCGCCAAGGAGCTGCAGCTCAATGAGGGGCTGGACAAGCGCTCGGCGATCGAGATGTCGGCGCGGGTCCGGTTGCGGCCGATCCTGATGACCACCGCCGCGATGGTGACCGGCCTGCTGCCGCTGCTCACCGCCTCCGGCGCCGGCGCCGCCAGCCGGTTCTCGATCGGCCTCGTGGTGGTGTCGGGCATGTCGATCGGCACGCTGTTCACGCTGTTCGTGCTGCCGGCGGTCTATGTGGCGATCGCCACCGACCATCGCGCCCAGGCCGATTCCGAGCGCGCCAGGGAGATCGGCGATTTCGACCTGGAAGAACACGCTTCGCCGTCGCTGAAGCCGACCTGA
- a CDS encoding efflux RND transporter periplasmic adaptor subunit: MTIATESPATARATAPEPRPRPVRMVRWFIIVGLLLALLVVGLVGFNAFRSHMIAKFFADNKPPPVSVTVATAKSEVIPNLLTAVGDLAAVHQVNVTSDVNGRVTDIMFTAGSKVTAGTPLVQLFDGPDQGDLANFTAQAKAAELALDRAKQLAARQFGPQATVDNAQAAYDQAKAGIAKTQAVISQKLVRAPFDGVLGVRHAEVGQYLTAGTQIVSLTDLSRVYANFTVTEKDSGTLKVGQIVRVAVDAYPGKVFEGKLTAIEPQISTETRNIRVQATIDNPDQILKPGMFATTTVVLPDKPAVITVPETAVEYTLYGDSVYLITENKADDGKTNLTAVRTFVRTGDRAHGRVVITSGLKAGDRVVAVGQLKLQSGAAVEISTDPPPPIPANPPLN, from the coding sequence ATGACGATTGCGACAGAATCTCCGGCGACGGCGCGCGCCACCGCCCCGGAGCCACGCCCGCGTCCGGTGCGGATGGTCCGCTGGTTCATCATCGTCGGGCTGTTGCTGGCCTTGCTGGTGGTTGGTCTGGTCGGCTTCAACGCCTTTCGCAGCCACATGATCGCGAAGTTCTTCGCCGACAACAAGCCGCCGCCGGTCAGCGTGACGGTGGCGACGGCGAAATCCGAGGTGATCCCCAATCTGCTGACCGCGGTCGGCGATCTGGCGGCCGTGCACCAGGTCAACGTCACTTCCGACGTCAATGGCCGCGTCACCGACATCATGTTCACCGCAGGCAGCAAGGTGACGGCCGGCACGCCGCTGGTGCAGCTGTTCGATGGTCCCGATCAGGGTGATCTTGCCAATTTCACCGCCCAGGCCAAGGCGGCCGAGCTGGCGCTGGACCGCGCCAAGCAGCTGGCCGCGCGGCAGTTCGGGCCGCAGGCCACCGTCGACAACGCGCAGGCGGCCTATGACCAGGCCAAGGCGGGGATCGCCAAGACCCAGGCGGTGATTTCGCAGAAGCTGGTGCGCGCGCCGTTCGACGGCGTGCTCGGCGTTCGTCACGCCGAAGTCGGCCAATATCTGACGGCCGGCACCCAGATCGTGTCGCTGACCGATCTGTCGCGCGTCTATGCGAATTTCACCGTGACCGAAAAGGACAGCGGCACCCTGAAAGTCGGCCAGATCGTCCGCGTCGCGGTCGACGCCTATCCGGGCAAGGTGTTCGAAGGCAAGCTCACCGCCATCGAGCCGCAGATCAGCACCGAGACCCGCAACATCCGGGTGCAGGCGACGATCGACAATCCCGATCAGATCCTCAAGCCCGGCATGTTCGCCACCACGACGGTGGTGTTGCCCGACAAGCCAGCGGTGATCACCGTGCCGGAAACCGCGGTCGAATACACGCTGTATGGCGACTCGGTCTATCTGATCACCGAAAACAAGGCCGACGACGGCAAGACCAATCTGACCGCCGTGCGCACCTTCGTGCGGACCGGCGACCGGGCGCATGGCCGGGTGGTGATCACCTCTGGATTGAAGGCGGGCGACCGCGTCGTCGCGGTCGGTCAGCTCAAGCTGCAATCCGGCGCGGCGGTCGAGATTTCGACCGATCCGCCGCCGCCGATACCGGCGAACCCGCCGCTGAACTGA
- a CDS encoding TetR/AcrR family transcriptional regulator, giving the protein MSSMRMTSDLRRELILNAAKRCFARHGFAGTTTKSVAAAASISEGLLFKHFPTKSALYAEILADECDADPGLKGLLALEPSTETLVVLVRGMVGHFRQASEAPEQEEAQRLRLMMTSQIDDGEFARFLYEKIGSLIGPVFTASLDRAVAAGDASRVGRESLNLFWFAHHTVFMAALSRLPAVPCLTYGNAADLERQTCEFILRGIGLNEAAIAEHLDRELSPDQMRAVARESV; this is encoded by the coding sequence ATGAGCTCAATGCGGATGACCAGCGATTTGCGTCGGGAATTGATCCTGAACGCGGCGAAGCGGTGTTTTGCCCGCCACGGCTTCGCTGGCACCACGACCAAGAGCGTGGCGGCGGCCGCGTCGATTTCGGAGGGGCTGCTGTTCAAGCATTTCCCCACCAAATCGGCGCTCTACGCGGAAATTCTGGCCGACGAGTGCGATGCGGACCCGGGTCTTAAAGGCCTGCTGGCGCTGGAGCCCTCGACCGAGACCCTGGTGGTGCTGGTGCGCGGCATGGTGGGCCATTTTCGGCAGGCCTCCGAGGCTCCGGAGCAGGAGGAGGCCCAACGGTTGCGGCTGATGATGACCAGCCAGATCGATGACGGAGAATTCGCCCGGTTTCTTTACGAAAAAATAGGGAGTTTGATTGGACCTGTGTTTACAGCATCACTGGATCGCGCGGTCGCGGCCGGAGATGCGTCACGGGTCGGCCGCGAATCCCTGAACCTGTTCTGGTTTGCGCACCACACTGTCTTCATGGCCGCGCTGTCGCGATTGCCGGCTGTGCCCTGTCTGACCTATGGCAACGCCGCCGATCTCGAACGACAGACCTGTGAATTTATTCTGCGTGGAATTGGACTGAACGAAGCCGCAATTGCCGAGCATCTGGATCGCGAGTTGTCGCCGGATCAGATGCGAGCGGTAGCCAGAGAAAGTGTATGA